The Canis aureus isolate CA01 chromosome 9, VMU_Caureus_v.1.0, whole genome shotgun sequence genome has a segment encoding these proteins:
- the LOC144321199 gene encoding uncharacterized protein LOC144321199 isoform X2: protein MACVQMKIHWGKKKARLEGREAGFELQQFLPSEAQGHQRQEPKGHSSKLSKVAGFLRVLRRNKGDKNVTDPPETSKGFSELVQDGQFLEAYLSIPTLVKQGQDCKSLYQVVAQSMWQVVQQALEGTEYCPELELKIQAVLGTIEWTQEKHQSWEDGDLQDGDLQDGDLQDGGVAAWGNQLEKLLRSDVEARVPALGPGDQVDLYLEKLEEAVTQGLRSPRASLLGPQLWKVYRTHFQEVLLNRLWELMHSFGTNRESCHMLYSWAKITLFGEPGKTLVSAPPTSQEPAVRHLLDSVTFVPWMSRMQKKLVGLIQESLEEQLENVLICDWKTWAQASCPTFIEIFQLLEENINAVQPIGLPITSQVQSMVLETFSKFLKRYEAEAAHFLHQNATAGPLPEVHVLANCCILRETWQELSWAHILPAHLDAVVQDTIHDIESHSRDHFLFKGRALCKRFEHLGRHREVPPGWPAYCLASPPSQHSVLFCSVLAHLEPQGPLKRTPSSHSTWTELGTLFYR, encoded by the exons ATGGCCTGTGTCCAAATGAAGATCCACTGGGGCAAGAAGAAAGCCAGgctggaaggaagagaagcaggcttcgagCTCCAACAATTCCTGCCCAGTGAGGCTCAGGGGCACCAGAGACAAGAGCCCAAAGGCCATTCTTCGAAGCTGAGCAAGGTTGCAGGGTTTCTGAGAGTACTGCGCAGAAATAAAGGAGACAAAAATGTCACTGATCCACCAGAAACTTCCAAAG GTTTCTCCGAGTTGGTCCAGGATGGGCAGTTCCTGGAGGCCTACCTGAGCATCCCGACATTGGTAAAGCAAGGGCAAGACTGCAAATCCCTGTACCAGGTTGTGGCCCAGAGCATGTGGCAGGTGGTCCAGCAGGCTCTGGAGGGCACTGAGTACTGCCCGGAGCTGGAGCTAAAGATCCAGGCTGTGCTGGGCACCATAGAGTGGACACAGGAGAAGCACCAGAGCTGGGAGGATGGTGACCTCCAGGATGGTGACCTCCAGGATGGTGACCTCCAGGATGGCGGAGTTGCCGCCTGGGGCAATCAGCTGGAGAAGCTGCTGAGAAGTGATGTGGAGGCCAGAgtgcctgccctgggccctggcgACCAGGTGGACCTGTACCTGGAGAAGCTAGAAGAGGCTGTGACACAGGGCCTGAGGTCCCCGCGGGCCAGCCTGTTGGGGCCCCAGCTCTGGAAGGTCTACAGGACACACTTCCAGGAGGTCCTCCTCAACCGCCTCTGGGAGCTCATGCACTCCTTTGGCACCAACAGGGAAAGCTGTCACATGCTGTACTCCTGGGCCAAGATAACGTTGTTTGGGGAGCCAGG GAAGACACTTGTGAGtgcacctcccacctcccaggagCCCGCGGTCAGGCACCTCTTAGATTCTGTGACGTTTGTTCCCTGGATGTCCCGAATGCAGAAGAAGCTGGTGGGACTAATACAG GAAAGCTTGGAGGAACAACTAGAAAATGTCCTGATCTGTGATTGGAAAACATGGGCCCAGGCTTCCTGCCCGACGTTTATCGAAATCTTCCAG CTGCTGGAAGAAAACATTAATGCAGTACAACCCATTGGACTACCTATCACTAGCCAGGTGCAATCCATGGTTCtggaaacattttcaaagtttCTGAAAAG GTACGAGGCCGAGGCCGCCCACTTCCTCCACCAGAACGCCACTGCTGGGCCCCTCCCCGAGGTGCACGTGCTGGCAAACTGCTGCATCCTCAG GGAAACGTGGCAGGAGCTGAGCTGGGCACACATTCTGCCGGCACATCTGGACGCTGTCGTGCAAGACACCATCCACGACATCGAGAGCCACAGCCGGGACCACTTCCTGTTTAAGGGCAGAGCCCTGTGCAAG AGATTTGAGCACCTAGGAAGACACAGGGAGGTTCCTCCAGGATGGCCGGCATACTGCCTTGCCTCACCCCCGTCCCAgcattctgttctgttctgttctgttctggcCCATCTAGAGCCCCAGGGTCCTCTAAAAAGAACTCCCAGCAGCCACAGCACATGGACCGAACTTGGcaccctgttttatagatga
- the LOC144321199 gene encoding uncharacterized protein LOC144321199 isoform X1, with the protein MACVQMKIHWGKKKARLEGREAGFELQQFLPSEAQGHQRQEPKGHSSKLSKVAGFLRVLRRNKGDKNVTDPPETSKGFSELVQDGQFLEAYLSIPTLVKQGQDCKSLYQVVAQSMWQVVQQALEGTEYCPELELKIQAVLGTIEWTQEKHQSWEDGDLQDGDLQDGDLQDGGVAAWGNQLEKLLRSDVEARVPALGPGDQVDLYLEKLEEAVTQGLRSPRASLLGPQLWKVYRTHFQEVLLNRLWELMHSFGTNRESCHMLYSWAKITLFGEPGKTLVSAPPTSQEPAVRHLLDSVTFVPWMSRMQKKLVGLIQESLEEQLENVLICDWKTWAQASCPTFIEIFQLLEENINAVQPIGLPITSQVQSMVLETFSKFLKRYEAEAAHFLHQNATAGPLPEVHVLANCCILRETWQELSWAHILPAHLDAVVQDTIHDIESHSRDHFLFKGRALCKSLLLGYFVRKDKDLVGALEALWQSLEGRPKMYSTLTYEDIMRSLHVVVFGEYIQALATHLKKLAPKKWEDILVQVNTDTTKLHNIFTKHRDVGLANLQEPIMGIFQLRGNKGRETVDDWLASFRDRFPDYLSTQAQPCCSVLLEETEDKGSCCCCC; encoded by the exons ATGGCCTGTGTCCAAATGAAGATCCACTGGGGCAAGAAGAAAGCCAGgctggaaggaagagaagcaggcttcgagCTCCAACAATTCCTGCCCAGTGAGGCTCAGGGGCACCAGAGACAAGAGCCCAAAGGCCATTCTTCGAAGCTGAGCAAGGTTGCAGGGTTTCTGAGAGTACTGCGCAGAAATAAAGGAGACAAAAATGTCACTGATCCACCAGAAACTTCCAAAG GTTTCTCCGAGTTGGTCCAGGATGGGCAGTTCCTGGAGGCCTACCTGAGCATCCCGACATTGGTAAAGCAAGGGCAAGACTGCAAATCCCTGTACCAGGTTGTGGCCCAGAGCATGTGGCAGGTGGTCCAGCAGGCTCTGGAGGGCACTGAGTACTGCCCGGAGCTGGAGCTAAAGATCCAGGCTGTGCTGGGCACCATAGAGTGGACACAGGAGAAGCACCAGAGCTGGGAGGATGGTGACCTCCAGGATGGTGACCTCCAGGATGGTGACCTCCAGGATGGCGGAGTTGCCGCCTGGGGCAATCAGCTGGAGAAGCTGCTGAGAAGTGATGTGGAGGCCAGAgtgcctgccctgggccctggcgACCAGGTGGACCTGTACCTGGAGAAGCTAGAAGAGGCTGTGACACAGGGCCTGAGGTCCCCGCGGGCCAGCCTGTTGGGGCCCCAGCTCTGGAAGGTCTACAGGACACACTTCCAGGAGGTCCTCCTCAACCGCCTCTGGGAGCTCATGCACTCCTTTGGCACCAACAGGGAAAGCTGTCACATGCTGTACTCCTGGGCCAAGATAACGTTGTTTGGGGAGCCAGG GAAGACACTTGTGAGtgcacctcccacctcccaggagCCCGCGGTCAGGCACCTCTTAGATTCTGTGACGTTTGTTCCCTGGATGTCCCGAATGCAGAAGAAGCTGGTGGGACTAATACAG GAAAGCTTGGAGGAACAACTAGAAAATGTCCTGATCTGTGATTGGAAAACATGGGCCCAGGCTTCCTGCCCGACGTTTATCGAAATCTTCCAG CTGCTGGAAGAAAACATTAATGCAGTACAACCCATTGGACTACCTATCACTAGCCAGGTGCAATCCATGGTTCtggaaacattttcaaagtttCTGAAAAG GTACGAGGCCGAGGCCGCCCACTTCCTCCACCAGAACGCCACTGCTGGGCCCCTCCCCGAGGTGCACGTGCTGGCAAACTGCTGCATCCTCAG GGAAACGTGGCAGGAGCTGAGCTGGGCACACATTCTGCCGGCACATCTGGACGCTGTCGTGCAAGACACCATCCACGACATCGAGAGCCACAGCCGGGACCACTTCCTGTTTAAGGGCAGAGCCCTGTGCAAG AGTCTGCTCCTGGGTTACTTCGTGAGGAAGGACAAGGATCTGGTTGGAGCTCTGGAGGCCTTGTGGCAGAGTCTGGAGGGCCGTCCCAAAATGTACTCCACTCTCACGTATGAG GACATCATGCGAAGTTTGCATGTGGTGGTCTTTGGGGAGTACATCCAGGCCCTGGCCAcccacctcaagaagctggcgcCCAAGAAGTGGGAGGACATCTTGGTTCAGGTGAACACTGACACCACGAAGTTGCACAACATCTTCACGAAGCACAGG GACGTTGGCTTGGCCAACCTACAGGAACCCATCATGGGGATCTTCCAGCTCAGAGGGAACAAGGGCAGGGAGACTGTGGATGACTGGCTGGCGTCCTTCAGGGACAGATTCCCAGATTATTTAAG